A DNA window from Streptomyces sp. 71268 contains the following coding sequences:
- a CDS encoding SDR family NAD(P)-dependent oxidoreductase has protein sequence MRRFEGYGVLITGAGRGIGATTARRFADEGASVLVTDLDGARAEEVAEEIRAAGGVAHGLACDVGDRAAVEAAVRQAVERFGALDVLVNNALSCNPDTELFEDQGDEEWERDLDITLTGAFRCARAALPELAKAGGRGAIVSVGSVNGEQDFGNHAYSAAKAGLASLTRTLAGHAAPRGVRVNLVAPGTVRTPVWEGRDESLRRASAEYPLGRVGEPADIAAAITFLASSDAAWITGVTLPVDGGLLVSNVALRRALSGE, from the coding sequence ATGCGGCGGTTCGAGGGGTACGGCGTACTGATCACCGGCGCGGGCCGTGGCATCGGCGCGACGACGGCCCGCAGGTTCGCCGACGAGGGCGCGAGCGTGCTCGTCACCGACCTCGACGGGGCGCGCGCGGAGGAGGTCGCGGAGGAGATCCGGGCGGCGGGCGGAGTGGCCCACGGCCTCGCGTGTGACGTGGGGGACCGGGCGGCCGTGGAGGCCGCGGTGCGGCAGGCCGTCGAACGGTTCGGCGCGCTCGACGTGCTGGTCAACAACGCCCTGTCGTGCAACCCGGACACCGAACTCTTCGAGGACCAGGGCGACGAGGAGTGGGAGCGCGACCTCGACATCACGCTGACCGGCGCGTTCCGGTGCGCGCGTGCCGCGCTCCCGGAGCTGGCCAAGGCGGGTGGCCGGGGCGCGATCGTCAGCGTCGGATCGGTCAACGGCGAACAGGACTTCGGCAACCACGCCTACAGCGCCGCCAAGGCCGGGCTGGCCAGCCTGACCCGCACGCTGGCCGGCCACGCGGCGCCGCGCGGCGTACGGGTCAACCTGGTCGCGCCCGGCACGGTGCGTACGCCGGTGTGGGAGGGCCGTGACGAGTCGCTGCGGCGGGCGAGCGCGGAGTATCCGCTGGGCCGCGTGGGCGAGCCGGCGGACATCGCGGCGGCGATCACGTTCCTCGCCTCCAGCGACGCGGCGTGGATCACCGGGGTGACGTTGCCGGTTGACGGCGGGTTGCTGGTCAGCAATGTCGCCTTGCGGCGGGCTTTGTCGGGGGAGTAG
- a CDS encoding serine hydrolase domain-containing protein produces MVDVQGTVAPGFEPVRDAFAANFAQRGERGAAVTVYRDGTKVVDLWGGVRDADAPTTARKATARKADAREAAGPEGSAEPERAASWEAGTAQVVRSATKGVAAAVPLLLHQRGLVDLDAPVGTYWPEFKANGKERVLVRHLLSHRAGLPVLDTPLSPAEALDGDSGPRALAAQAPQWAPGTAHGYHAHTYGWLVGELVRRVTGRTLGTWVAEEIAGPLGLDLWIGLPDAERHRVGRIAAIEAPQPPASRGLRVRAKQTVADAYRDPASLTRRAFGVIDPLPDENDPAYRAAELPASGAVATARALARFYAALIGDVAPDPGHGTVPGGVEAAPAGGAGTLPGARRLFAPATLTLARTEESAGPDEVLVVHTRFGLGYMLHGSAAPLLAPGSFGHPGRGGSLAFADPESGIAFGYVTNGMQKNVTADPRAQALARAVHRSLA; encoded by the coding sequence GTGGTGGACGTCCAGGGCACGGTGGCGCCCGGTTTCGAACCGGTCCGGGACGCGTTCGCGGCCAACTTCGCGCAGCGCGGCGAGCGGGGGGCCGCGGTGACCGTCTACCGGGACGGCACCAAGGTCGTGGACCTGTGGGGCGGCGTCCGTGACGCCGACGCCCCGACCACCGCACGGAAGGCCACCGCACGGAAGGCCGACGCGCGGGAGGCCGCGGGCCCCGAGGGCTCGGCCGAGCCGGAGCGCGCGGCGTCCTGGGAGGCCGGGACGGCGCAGGTCGTCCGCTCGGCGACCAAGGGTGTGGCCGCGGCGGTCCCGCTGCTGCTGCACCAGCGCGGGCTGGTGGACCTGGACGCCCCGGTGGGCACGTACTGGCCGGAGTTCAAGGCGAACGGCAAGGAGCGCGTCCTCGTACGGCACCTGCTCTCGCACCGGGCCGGGTTGCCCGTCCTCGACACGCCGCTCAGCCCGGCCGAGGCGCTGGACGGGGATAGCGGGCCGCGCGCGTTGGCCGCGCAGGCGCCGCAGTGGGCGCCGGGCACGGCGCACGGGTACCACGCGCACACCTACGGCTGGCTCGTCGGCGAGTTGGTGCGCCGCGTCACCGGCCGCACGCTCGGCACCTGGGTGGCCGAGGAGATAGCCGGCCCGCTCGGGCTCGACCTGTGGATAGGACTGCCGGACGCCGAACGGCACCGGGTGGGCCGCATCGCCGCGATCGAGGCGCCCCAGCCGCCGGCCTCGCGGGGTCTGCGGGTGCGGGCGAAGCAGACCGTGGCCGACGCGTACCGGGACCCGGCGTCCCTGACCCGGCGGGCCTTCGGCGTGATCGACCCGCTGCCGGACGAGAACGACCCGGCCTACCGCGCCGCCGAACTCCCCGCCTCCGGCGCCGTGGCCACCGCCCGCGCCCTGGCCCGCTTCTACGCCGCCCTCATCGGCGACGTCGCCCCTGACCCGGGCCACGGCACGGTGCCCGGCGGGGTGGAGGCGGCGCCCGCCGGGGGAGCGGGGACGCTGCCCGGCGCCCGGCGGCTGTTCGCGCCGGCGACGCTGACCCTGGCCCGTACGGAGGAGTCGGCGGGCCCGGACGAGGTGTTGGTCGTCCACACGCGCTTCGGGCTCGGCTACATGTTGCACGGCTCGGCGGCGCCGCTGCTGGCGCCCGGCTCGTTCGGCCACCCGGGCCGGGGCGGTTCGCTGGCCTTCGCCGACCCGGAGTCGGGCATCGCGTTCGGCTACGTCACCAACGGCATGCAGAAGAACGTGACGGCCGACCCGCGCGCCCAGGCGCTGGCCCGCGCCGTCCACCGCAGCCTGGCCTGA
- a CDS encoding helix-turn-helix transcriptional regulator — protein MLRESTKTTARTLPGRHLRRMRENAGLSLRALAEKLHYPHSYISRVERHEQLPSDALANALDGYFSTGGLFDDLLAVAQDSLVSKQSRDCFPLEAKSIRIQVFSSSLVPGLLQTRDYARAAYSLGLARTDLPALEEILEFRMRRQDRLESADPPQYWAIMDEAALRRLSADRRIMVDQLQHLLDVAARPHVKIQILPFTEPFHPLMGGSLTLLTLENGTTTALLESYGAGEVISAPRQVVDHLHRFDVVRAQALTPADSLDLIRRYVREYG, from the coding sequence TTGCTCAGGGAGAGCACCAAGACCACGGCACGCACACTGCCGGGGCGGCATCTCAGACGGATGCGCGAGAACGCGGGTCTCTCCCTCCGCGCGCTGGCGGAGAAGCTGCACTATCCGCACTCGTACATCAGCCGCGTCGAGCGCCATGAACAACTGCCGTCCGATGCGCTGGCGAACGCGTTGGACGGCTATTTCTCGACGGGCGGGCTGTTCGACGATTTGCTCGCCGTCGCCCAGGACTCCCTGGTGTCGAAGCAGAGTCGCGACTGCTTTCCCCTGGAAGCCAAAAGCATTCGCATTCAGGTCTTCTCCAGCAGCCTGGTACCCGGCCTGTTGCAGACCAGGGACTACGCCAGAGCGGCGTACTCACTCGGGCTCGCGAGGACGGACTTACCAGCCCTGGAGGAGATCCTGGAATTTCGAATGCGGAGGCAGGACCGACTCGAAAGCGCCGACCCACCACAGTATTGGGCGATCATGGATGAGGCGGCCTTGAGACGGCTGTCCGCCGATCGCCGCATCATGGTTGACCAGCTACAGCACCTGCTCGACGTCGCGGCGAGGCCTCACGTGAAAATCCAGATCCTGCCCTTCACCGAGCCGTTCCATCCGCTGATGGGCGGCAGCCTCACCCTGCTGACGCTGGAGAACGGAACGACAACGGCCCTGCTGGAGAGCTACGGCGCTGGCGAGGTCATCTCGGCCCCACGGCAGGTCGTTGACCACTTGCACAGATTCGACGTGGTGCGCGCGCAAGCCCTGACGCCGGCGGACTCACTCGACCTGATCCGCCGGTACGTCAGGGAGTACGGCTGA
- a CDS encoding ABC transporter substrate-binding protein has protein sequence MPDPAVSRAVLIGTTGNAEIAPLPAVAANLVALADVLTSDRSWDLAREHCAVLAEPVTSDAVAAVRTAAAEATDVLLVYVAGRCRIDPASGELVFAPAAPAPGRSATGLDYATLRQAVLSGRARRRVVLLDCCLTEPVPGSPSDPAAGSASGSASTTAPSDARGGAVAVADAAQLADGYVLAAATGDLDAYASEEDQHTSFTGELLRMAADGMAYGPEALRLDMVYEHSRASLAGRERALPERRDLSGAAEAGRVAFVRNAASTGAAPFGATTLLRAMPPAAPPASTPTVTLGTAGDPAGPEAGPDARPVPDTAAASPVDAVPEDAPPPADAVPRDAPPADAPPSTNPAAPSAAPAQPGAFGAPPPAFGAAPPPFDATSPPSFGAAPGQQPAAHPGQPPAAPAGPAGPHAAPPPPAQPGAQPGPQPGPQPGAQPAPYGAPPAPYPGSLPAPPPPFGPQSGAPGAPPAQAAPSAVGAGAGFAPPPRADGTDGPWWRQRRVRYGALAVALAVVAGAVITVVWPEDKGSKDAPTDRPKASQSASGNPGAEGDKPGGGPGVAAYDAATKGVVNPSKRQGGTLKFVSTMDADSWDPQRGYYGFTWNFSRFYARQLLTYATEPGAGPARLVPDLATGRARVGDGGKTYTYTLRPGATWEDGTPVTSKDVKYGIERTWAADVISGGPSYLREVLDPKSDYPGPYKDKAKDKLGLRAIQTPNDRTITFKLPRPYRDFEHLLAMPSASPVPRAKDTRATYAQRPFSSGPYKFDAYQPGKSLTLVRNERWQRSSDPVRTALPDRISVDIVVSPTTRDQELRAGRYDLDISAFGVDASQRVRLLDDAKTKAQVDNPHTGIVRYAALASNVAPFNDVHCRRAVFYATDKRSVRAATGDPRVGDELAPHLLPPGVSGSEPDYDPYGTKRSGGAPDLERARQELKECGKPTGFRTTVAVSDGPQEVAVAEAIKASLARVGISVKVEQLPFAEFATAIGKPDQVKRKGYGISLRRWSADYPTGRGMLEPLADGRRITPQGNLNVALLRDKALDKLFDTSRANQDQGRAESDDQRINHKVSDAAAYLPLTFEKALTWRNPRLTNVTTTSAYGGGYDFVSLGVLR, from the coding sequence ATGCCCGACCCGGCCGTGTCCCGCGCCGTACTCATCGGCACCACCGGCAACGCCGAGATCGCGCCGTTGCCCGCCGTGGCGGCCAACCTCGTCGCGCTCGCCGACGTCCTCACCTCGGACCGCTCCTGGGACCTGGCCCGCGAGCACTGCGCGGTACTGGCCGAACCCGTGACCTCCGACGCCGTCGCCGCCGTGCGCACCGCCGCCGCCGAGGCCACCGACGTCCTGCTGGTTTACGTGGCCGGGCGCTGCCGTATCGACCCGGCGAGCGGCGAGTTGGTCTTCGCCCCGGCCGCCCCGGCGCCAGGGCGGTCGGCCACGGGGCTCGACTACGCGACGCTGCGCCAGGCCGTGTTGTCCGGGCGCGCGCGGCGCCGGGTGGTGCTGCTCGACTGCTGCCTGACCGAACCGGTGCCGGGCTCGCCGTCCGACCCGGCGGCTGGGTCGGCGTCCGGTTCGGCGTCCACCACCGCTCCGTCCGACGCGCGGGGCGGGGCCGTCGCGGTGGCAGACGCGGCCCAGCTCGCCGACGGCTACGTGCTGGCCGCCGCGACCGGCGACCTCGACGCGTACGCCTCGGAGGAGGACCAACACACGTCCTTCACCGGTGAGTTGCTGCGGATGGCGGCGGACGGCATGGCGTACGGGCCCGAGGCGCTGCGGCTCGACATGGTGTACGAGCACAGCCGCGCGAGCCTGGCGGGCCGGGAGCGGGCGCTGCCCGAGCGCCGCGACCTGAGCGGCGCGGCCGAGGCGGGCCGGGTGGCGTTCGTCCGCAACGCGGCCTCGACCGGGGCCGCGCCCTTCGGAGCGACGACCCTACTCCGGGCCATGCCGCCGGCCGCGCCGCCGGCGTCGACGCCGACCGTGACGCTGGGCACGGCGGGCGACCCGGCCGGCCCCGAGGCAGGACCCGACGCCCGGCCCGTGCCGGACACTGCCGCGGCATCGCCCGTGGACGCCGTACCCGAGGACGCGCCGCCACCCGCCGATGCCGTACCCCGGGACGCGCCACCTGCGGACGCGCCCCCGTCCACGAACCCGGCGGCCCCGTCTGCCGCGCCGGCGCAACCCGGCGCGTTCGGGGCGCCTCCGCCCGCCTTCGGCGCCGCCCCGCCGCCGTTCGACGCGACCTCACCACCGTCCTTCGGCGCCGCGCCGGGACAGCAGCCCGCCGCGCACCCCGGCCAGCCGCCGGCCGCACCGGCCGGGCCAGCCGGCCCGCACGCCGCTCCACCGCCACCCGCGCAACCGGGAGCGCAGCCAGGCCCGCAGCCAGGCCCGCAACCGGGTGCGCAACCCGCCCCGTACGGCGCGCCGCCCGCCCCGTACCCCGGATCGCTGCCGGCGCCGCCCCCGCCCTTCGGGCCGCAGTCGGGCGCCCCGGGCGCGCCACCGGCGCAGGCCGCGCCGTCCGCCGTCGGCGCCGGGGCGGGGTTCGCGCCGCCGCCGCGCGCGGACGGGACCGACGGGCCGTGGTGGCGGCAACGGCGGGTGCGGTACGGCGCGCTGGCGGTGGCCCTCGCCGTGGTCGCCGGGGCGGTGATCACCGTCGTGTGGCCGGAGGACAAGGGGAGTAAGGACGCTCCGACGGACCGGCCCAAGGCCAGCCAGAGCGCGAGCGGGAACCCGGGCGCCGAGGGCGACAAGCCCGGTGGCGGGCCCGGCGTCGCCGCGTACGACGCCGCGACCAAGGGCGTCGTCAACCCGTCGAAGCGGCAGGGCGGCACCCTCAAGTTCGTCTCGACGATGGACGCCGACTCCTGGGACCCGCAGCGCGGTTACTACGGGTTCACGTGGAACTTCTCCCGCTTCTACGCCCGCCAACTCCTCACCTACGCCACCGAGCCGGGCGCCGGCCCCGCGCGCCTGGTGCCGGACCTCGCGACCGGGCGGGCCCGGGTGGGGGACGGCGGCAAGACGTACACGTACACGCTGCGCCCCGGGGCCACCTGGGAGGACGGCACGCCGGTGACCTCCAAGGACGTCAAGTACGGCATCGAGCGGACCTGGGCCGCCGACGTGATCAGCGGCGGGCCCTCCTACCTGCGCGAGGTGCTCGACCCCAAGAGCGACTACCCGGGCCCGTACAAGGACAAGGCGAAGGACAAGCTGGGGCTGCGCGCGATCCAGACGCCGAACGACCGGACGATCACCTTCAAACTGCCCCGGCCCTACCGGGACTTCGAGCACCTGCTCGCGATGCCCTCCGCATCGCCGGTGCCACGGGCGAAGGACACCCGGGCCACGTACGCGCAGCGGCCGTTCTCCTCGGGCCCGTACAAGTTCGACGCGTACCAGCCGGGCAAGTCGCTGACCCTGGTGCGCAACGAGCGGTGGCAGCGGTCCTCCGACCCGGTGCGCACCGCGCTGCCGGACCGGATCAGCGTCGACATCGTGGTCTCGCCCACCACGCGGGACCAGGAGCTGCGCGCGGGCCGCTACGACCTGGACATCAGCGCCTTCGGCGTCGACGCCAGCCAGCGCGTGCGGTTGCTGGACGACGCGAAGACGAAGGCCCAGGTGGACAACCCGCACACCGGGATCGTCCGCTACGCGGCGCTGGCCTCCAACGTCGCCCCGTTCAACGACGTGCACTGCCGCAGGGCGGTCTTCTACGCGACGGACAAGCGGTCCGTGCGGGCGGCCACCGGAGACCCGCGGGTGGGCGACGAACTCGCCCCGCACCTGCTGCCGCCGGGCGTCTCGGGCAGCGAGCCGGACTACGACCCGTACGGCACCAAGCGCTCGGGTGGCGCGCCGGACCTGGAGCGGGCGCGGCAGGAGTTGAAGGAGTGCGGCAAGCCGACCGGCTTCCGTACCACCGTGGCCGTCTCGGACGGGCCGCAGGAGGTGGCGGTCGCGGAGGCGATCAAGGCGTCGCTGGCGCGGGTGGGGATCTCGGTGAAGGTCGAGCAACTGCCGTTCGCCGAGTTCGCCACGGCGATCGGCAAGCCCGACCAGGTCAAGCGCAAGGGGTACGGCATCAGCCTCAGGCGGTGGAGCGCCGACTACCCAACCGGGCGCGGCATGCTGGAGCCGCTGGCCGACGGGCGGCGGATCACCCCGCAGGGCAACCTCAACGTCGCCCTCCTCAGGGACAAGGCGCTCGACAAGCTCTTCGACACCTCCCGCGCCAACCAGGACCAGGGGCGGGCCGAGAGCGACGACCAGCGGATCAACCACAAGGTCTCCGACGCGGCCGCCTACCTGCCGCTGACCTTCGAGAAGGCGCTGACCTGGCGCAACCCACGGCTGACGAACGTCACGACGACCAGCGCGTACGGGGGCGGCTACGACTTCGTCTCGCTCGGCGTGCTGCGGTAG